Genomic DNA from Shouchella patagoniensis:
TTTTTAATTTGCTCAACACGCTGATTACGCAAATCATCGATACCAATATAGATTGTTTGTTCCTTTGTATATTTGCCCGCTGTTTTCTCTTCAATCCACTCACCGAGGTGAGAAGCGCTAAAACCAAATGTACGGTCTTTCGCAAATTCCGTTTCACCTGCTGGGATCAATTGTTCACCATCTTGAACATAATGGATGTTGTTAACAGTTAAACGGCCTCCTTCTTTGAAGAAAGGCATAATCACTTCACCATCAAATTGTCTATTAGAATGTGCTTCAATTGTCTGTTTTAACGTTTCCGTTTCAAGTGGATAATGACCACGGAGAGTTGAATCTCCACGGCTAATAATGACGTATGGAATATCTTCTTCTTCAGAAACTTCTTGGACACGCTCAGCGATTTCTTTATGACATGTCTTTGTTTCACTCTCTGTAAAACCACGAGAATTTGTAAGAATAAAAAAGATGCGATTGTGCTCACGAAAACCTGCTTGAATCGAAGATTTTTCCCAATCTGTATAAACAGATACACCGTGAACTGTCTGAATGCCAGTCGGGTCATCATCAAGAACAACCATTTTATAAGGAGAATTCGTTAATTCTTTTTGTAACTTTGTTTGAATTTCTTCACGATCCACAGTAGGAATTTGACTCATTAGCAGTTCTACATTTAACTTATCCACGCTTATGACTCCTCTCTTTTCACTATAACGTTTGCCATTTTTTCGTAATGTTGCACAATGCTAGCGTGATCAAGAGCTTCTTTCCCGTCCGCCTTAAGTGAATGAAAAATCTCGAGTAATTGGCTTGAAAGTGGAAGAGGTACATCTAACTCATGCGCAGTATTCATTACATTTGTTAAGTCTTTCATATTAATATCAACACGACCACCTGCTTTAAAATTACGGTCAAGAATCATTGGGATTTTTGCATCCATTACGGTGCTTCCCGCTAAACCTCCACGAATTGCCTCGTACATTTTTTCAATATTAATGCCCGCCTTGGAAGCAAGAGCAAGTGCTTCTGAAACAGCGGCAATGTTTAAATTAACAATAATTTGATTTGCAAGCTTTGCCGTTGTCCCACAACCAGAATCACCAACTAATACAATATCTGTCCCCATCGCTTGAAGAACGGGCTTGGTATTTTCAAAAACAGCTTCTTCTCCACCAACCATAATAGCAAGTGTTCCGTCAATTGCCTTAGGTTCTCCACCACTTACTGGAGCGTCAAGAAAATGAACACCTTTTTCAGAAGCATGAGTGGCCATTTGTTTTGAATCTACTGGCGAAACAGAACTCATATCAACAATCGTTAAACCTTCATGCGCTCCTTCAATTACACCATTCATTCCAAATACTGCCGCCCGAACATGCTCCCCTTTTGGAAGCATGGTTATAACAACATCACTATTTTCAGCAACTTCTTTACCAGACGTTGCAGCAATTGCTCCTTCAGTCGCTATAAGGTTTACTGCCTCTTGGTTTAAATCAAAAACGGTCACATTAAAGCCCGCTTTAATTAAGTTTCTTGTCATAGGCATTCCCATAATGCCAAGTCCGATAAATCCTACGCGTTTTCTCATGATTTTCTCCACCCTTTTATCTCTGTTTTTATTACCCTATTTAAAATTGATTGTTTATAAAATTAACGATCCGCTGGTTTTCGTTAAATACCTGGTAAAAATCCAGAAATTGCACTTAAAAGATGAACGAAAACTAATGCAGTCAGTCCTGCAACAAAACCACCTAAACTCCAAACACGAAGAGTTTCTGACACGGATAAACGACCAAATTTAGATACGACCCAGAATCCAGAATCATTTGGCAAGGATAAACCAATACCACCTGCACAAATTGCTAATCCTAGCAACACTGGTGAAACACCTAGTTCCACAGCCATAGGTCCTAGAATTGAAGACGTTGTTACTAATGCAACTGTCGCACTACCAAGAGACGCACGTAACACTTGAGCAAAAACAAACCCTAACAGTAAAGCAGGCATATTAAATCCTTGCATTAAACTAATAAGTAAATCCCCTAACCCTGTTTCTTGAACAACACGGCCAAACGCTCCTCCAGCACCGGTAATTAAAATAACCATACCTGAAGCTTCAAAAGCATCTTTAAAAACAGTATTTGAAGACTCTTTCATGTATTTTGGCAAAATAAACATCGCTGTGATAACACTAATTAACAAGGCAACGTTTTTGTCTCCAATAACTCCAAAGAATGTCGGTAGTGCAGCTTCTTCGTTTCCTAAGAAAATAACATTGTTCATTAATGTATTCGATAGAATTAACACAATCGGTAGCGCTAACATTGCATATGCTAACCATGTCGGAATTTCTTGACGATGTGAGGTGTCAATCTGTTCATTAGCGTTTAGTTCAACATCATCTAATCGTCCATTATTAGGAATACGTTTCCCCATAAACTTACCGTAAAGCACTCCACCTACAAGAGTTGCCGGAATTGCCACCAAAAGACCGTATAAGAAAAATACACCTATATCTGTTCCCATTTGATCTGCTACCACAAGAGGTCCTGGCGTTGGAATGATCAAACTATGAGACACAATTAATCCAATCGCTAAAATGGCTATAAATGTTGATAAAGAGATCTTCGTCTTGAGAGATAAACTCTGAATTAATTTGTTTAATATAATAAATGCAGCATCAAAAAAGACTGGAATTGCCACCGTTGTAGACGTTGCTGCAAGAGCATATGGAGAATTTTTCACACCAAAAGCACGGAGCATTGAGTTTGCTATTTTTTCAATTGCCCCAGAAGCAGCAAGAAATTGGCCAAATATAATGCCGAGTCCAATAAGAATCCCTACGCCTGTTAAGGTAGATCCAAAGCCTTCTGCTATTACAGCAGGTACTTCCCGAGCTGGTATTGCTGATACAAGACCAATTCCAATTGCTATAACGAGAAGGGCAATAAATGCATCCCATTTAAATTTAATAATAAGTATAAAAAGAAGAATTAAAGCGATAACAAAACCGATAATTAGACCATTTCCTGTCAGCATTCTCTTTCACCCCATACCTTTACTTTTCATAAATTGAACTATTTATTTCTTCATCCGCGTAACAGCCAAGCGGGAGCGATTTATATTCGCTTTTCCTAAACTTCCTGATTCAGATGCTACTCTTGTATAAAGCGTATCCATTAATGCTAATTGAATTAGTCTCGATACCATTGCATCCGATTGTCGGTTTGTCTCATGTGCCTGTGTCACAAGCAAACAATCTGCAAGCTCTGCAAGGGTGGATTTTTGATTTGATGTAATAACTAAAATAAATGCACCGTTCGCTTGAGCCATTTCAATGACATTAATAAGATCAATTGTTTCACCTGAATGAGAAATGGCGATGACCATATCTTGTTCATTCATATGGCTCGCATAAATAGCTTGGTATTGAGGATCTTTGATGGAGACTACCATGCCCCCGAGCCTCATAAATTTATGGGCACCATCTTCGGCAATTGTCCCAGATAATCCCTGTCCAAAAAAATACAGTCTTTTCGCTTTTAGTATTTTTTTTATAGCTAACTCTATACTGTGAAGATTCATCTGTTCTTTTGTTAAAGACACCGCTTGAAAAAATTGATCACCAATCTTTTCAAAAATAACATCGGCATTATCTTCAGGCATAATATCAATCGCTTCTAGAGAAGACGGTTTCAACTCTGCTAATTCTTGCGCTAAAGCGACTTTTAATTCTTGGTAACTACTATATTCTAATTTCTTATATAACCTCACTACACTTGGTTCACTTACCTCACTGAGCATGGCTAGTTCATTCATGGAAAGTAAAAAAGGTTTTTCGTGTTTTTGCAACTGAATGATGATTTTCTCTTCGGTTGCTGTAAGCGATTTCTTTTTCATCTCAACCCGTTCTTGGAAACTGTTCATTTTTGGACACCTCCTGTTCACGGTAGTAATATTACTACAGAAATAACGCTTACACAAGACAAACTTTATCCTTTTCGCCAAATTTCGACTTGATTAGCATCAGTACAACACTTATCATTAGTATTAATCTGTAGTATTACTACAAAATGATGGAGGTTTGACATGTTTACTACAACGAAAGAAGTCTTAACTCACGCTGAAAAAACAAATAGCGCCATTGCTGCGTTTAATTGCTATAATGCCGAAACGATACAAGCCGCAATTACAGCAGCTGAGGCTAAACAACAGCCTGTGATTATCGCATACGGTGAAAGATACCAAGAGTACATGAATTTGGAAGCGTTCGCAGCATTTACTAAAGTGTTGGCTGAACAAGCGACTGTAAAAGTAGCGCTTCATTTAGACCATAGCTATCAATTTGAAACAATAAAACGAGCAGTTCATGCTGGGTTTACTTCGGTGATGTATGATGGTTCTACGCATTCACTTGAAGATAATATTAAACATACAAAAGAAGTGGTTGACTTTGCTCATGCGCATGATGTTTTTGTTGAGGCAGAAATCGGGTCAATGGAAAGAGGGGCTTTTTCGGACGAAGAAGAAGGAGACGGTCGACTCACTGATCCAGATGAAGCAGTTCATTTCGTTAAAGAAACCGGAGTCGATTTCTTAGCCGCATCAATCGGGACGGTCCACGGTATGTACGATGGCGAGCCAAATATTCGACTTGATTTATTAGAAGAGATTAAGAGCAAGATTGAAATTCCCCTTGTACTCCATGGAGGGTCTGGTACACCAGAACAGCAAATATTAAAAGCAATTGATCGTGGAATACGGAAAATTAATGTTAACACTGAGATTTCCCTTACTGCGGTGGAATCAATGAGGAATACGCTTGAAAAGAACGCAAAAACACATTTAAGTGTTGTGATGGAGGATGCACAAGAGGCAATGGTGACTCATATGGAGAAAGTCATTCATGTTTACTTAAATCAAAAATAAAACAAGCTTCACCTCGAGTTGTAGTTTAAAAGCTACAACTCTTTTTTGTTCCTATGTGCATGAAAAGAGTGTGCAGTCGACATAATAATGGTTATTCATACGGGAAAGGGGCGGAAAAATGACAAGCACACACACCAACCAATCAAACTCTGTAAAGCTTCAACCTTCAGATAATCTCTCGAAAAAACTTAGCTATTTAAGTGAAATAACTGGTAAGAGTGATGATCTTGTCATCCGTCCTTTTTTATTCGGAAATAAAGATGGAATACAGGCTGCAATGATTTATGTGGACGGGCTTGTTGACGATCGCGCTTTGCAAAAGATGTTAGGTGGAGCTAAATTCTTTGAACCCCAGGAGGATAAAGATGTTTTCCCACAGATTCAAGCGGATCTAGAAGAAATCGGTCACTCTGAGAAAGTACTTGATTATAAAACGATATTAGAACGCTTGTTTAAAGGAAATTGTCTTTGTGCAATCGACGGGTTTGCATCTTGCATTTCTGTTGCTATCCCTCAATTCTCTGAACGACCTGTAACTGAACCTACAACCGAAACAGTTGTCCGTGGTCCGAGGGAAGGGTTCGTTGAAAATTCTCGAGTCAATACATCTTTACTTCGTCGTCGGTTAGCCGACGAGAATTTGTGGATTGAATCAAAAACAATTGGTTTACGAACAAAAACAAAAATCTCGATCGCTTATTTAAACGATATTGTGGATAAAAGTCTGCTTCATGAATTAAATAGCCGTTTAAATCGAATAAATACAGATAGTATTTTAGAGGATGGAGATGTAGAAGAACTTATTCAAGACGCTTTTTACACCCCTTTCCCGACCGTTTATACAACGGAAAGACCAGATACAGCGGTCTCTCATTTATTAGAAGGAAAGATCGCCATCATTGTCGATGGCTCTCCTATGGTTATTGTTATACCCGCTTTGTTTGTACAGTTCTTCCATAATACAGAGGACTATACACAGCGTGCAGACATCGGTACGCTTATCCGACTGCTACGATTTTTTTCAATCTTTATTGCTTTGCTTGCACCTTCTTTATACATCGCTGTCACAACATTTCATCAGGAGTTAATTCCAACTGGTCTTCTCGGAAACTTAGCGGCTCAACGAGAAGGCACACCTTTTCCAACGTTTATTGAAACATTAATGATGGAGATTACATTTGAAATTTTACGAGAAGCCGGCATCCGAATGCCACAACCAGTTGGTCAAGCAGTATCAATCGTTGGAGCCATTGTTATTGGGCAAGCCGCCGTTCAGGCTGGTATCGTATCCGCCGTTGTTGTAATTGTTGTTTCCGTCACTGCCATTGCCAGCTTTGTTTTTCCTAGCTATAACATTGGCATCCCAATTCGAATTTTGCGATTTGGCTTTATGGCTCTTGCTGCTTCATTTGGTTTAGTTGGGATTTGTATTGGTTTTACGATGATGGTGTTGCATTTATCAAGCTTAAAGTCATTTGGTATTCCTTATATGGAGGGGCTATCACCTTTTGTTTGGAAAAACCAAAAAGACATTGTCGCTCGAGCTCCGAAATGGATGATGGATAAACGTCCAAAACCAGGTGATCACCTTGATGAGATTCGCCAAAATACGCCTAAGCCTGGTCCTGAACATAATTAAGGAGGGATAGTAAATGAAGAAACACACACTGATTAAAATAGCTCATGCGTTTCTTCTTTTAACTCTTCTAACAGGTTGCTGGGATCGCTGGGAACTTAATGAACTTTCATTAATTGTAGGATTGGCTATTGATCACGACGATTCAGGTTATATTTTAACCATGCAGGCGATGAACCCAGCCGAGATCGCATCCCAAGAAACAGGTCGCGGCTATGCTCAAGCAATGAATGTCCAGGAAAAGTCAAAAACAATTCATGAGTCTTTACGAAAAATGGTCCAAAAATCACCTAGACGTGCGTTTCTTTCACAACTAAAAGTGTTAGTTATCAGTGAGGAAGTAGCCAAGGATGGCCTTGAACATGTATTAGACTTCTTTTATCGTGACCACGAAATGCGGTCGGATTTCTATATTGTTATTGCGCGTAATAACGAAGCACATGAGATTCTTGAAATTATCACTCCACTCGAAACACTGCCATCACAAAGCATTTTCGATTCGATCAGTTTTTCTCTCCGCTCTTATGCTGGCACAAAAGCAATTACGATAGATGAGCTTTTTCAAGAGATGTCGGCGGAAGGCATCGAACCTTCCATTATGGGGATTACAGTTGAAGGGGATCTTGGCCAAGGGGCAACACGTAAAAATGCCGAGTCCATAAGACCGAAAGCGCAATTAAGAAATAACGGGATTGCCATATTTAAAAACAATCGTTTTCTCACATGGTTTTCAAATGAAAAAAGCAAAGGACTTGATTACTTAACCGGTACCAATAATGAGAGTGTAGGGAGCTTCTCTTGCCCTGGAGGCGGTGAAATTGCATTAGAGTTAGCTAAATATGACAAGGAAATTGACATTAAAATGGTCGATGGGAAGCCCGACGTCACCTACCATTTCCATTTAGTATCGTCCATTTCTGAAGTAGATTGTCATTCGCTTGATTTATCACTACCCTCCTCCTATGAAAAGATCTCTAAGAATGCAGAGAAAGAATTTCAAAGTATTCTTCACGATTCAATTAGAACTACTCAGGAATTAGAGACCGATGTATTAGGAGTAGGCCAACAACTTTACCGTAAACACCCTGACTACTGGGAAAATGTTAAGGATGATTGGGACAATCTGTACAAAGACTTAGACATTCATATAAATGTTGAAATCGAAATCACCGATAGTGGAAATATGATCAATTCATTCTCAACAAAGGACGATTAATGCGATGTTTATTAAGTTAGTAGCCGTTCTAATAGGAGCCTTTGTGATTGCCTGGAGTCAAAAAAAATCATTAAAAGCAGATCGCCAACTACAATTTGTCTTTTATGGGTTGCTTGGACTTGCAACCTTTTATGGTACTGCCTACGCACTTGAACTTAACATTCCAAGTCTCGCCAACGGACTAACAGCAATAATGAAAGCCATTCAAGGAGTGCAGACCTAATGAAGCAGCACATTTCAAGTAGCCAATTTCGAATGCTTGTCATCTATAGTACATGCAGTACGTCGGTGCTAAGCATGCCTCTCATCCTTGGCACATTGGTTGGCCGCGATGCTTGGTGGATACCTCTAATTGGTACTGTATTAGGGTTTCCATTTATCCTACTTTTCGTGATTATGTCACGATGGTACCCAACAACTGATTTCTTTGGAATGAGCAATAAAATTGTCGGTAAAAAGTTCGGTAAGATATGTGGTCTTCTCTTTACTTTACTCCCGTTACTTACAATTTCACCGAAACTGCATTACTCAACCGATTTTATTACAACACACTTATTAAAAACGACTCCTCCAGTTGTTGTTGTTGCG
This window encodes:
- the garR gene encoding 2-hydroxy-3-oxopropionate reductase produces the protein MEKIMRKRVGFIGLGIMGMPMTRNLIKAGFNVTVFDLNQEAVNLIATEGAIAATSGKEVAENSDVVITMLPKGEHVRAAVFGMNGVIEGAHEGLTIVDMSSVSPVDSKQMATHASEKGVHFLDAPVSGGEPKAIDGTLAIMVGGEEAVFENTKPVLQAMGTDIVLVGDSGCGTTAKLANQIIVNLNIAAVSEALALASKAGINIEKMYEAIRGGLAGSTVMDAKIPMILDRNFKAGGRVDINMKDLTNVMNTAHELDVPLPLSSQLLEIFHSLKADGKEALDHASIVQHYEKMANVIVKREES
- a CDS encoding GntP family permease, which translates into the protein MLTGNGLIIGFVIALILLFILIIKFKWDAFIALLVIAIGIGLVSAIPAREVPAVIAEGFGSTLTGVGILIGLGIIFGQFLAASGAIEKIANSMLRAFGVKNSPYALAATSTTVAIPVFFDAAFIILNKLIQSLSLKTKISLSTFIAILAIGLIVSHSLIIPTPGPLVVADQMGTDIGVFFLYGLLVAIPATLVGGVLYGKFMGKRIPNNGRLDDVELNANEQIDTSHRQEIPTWLAYAMLALPIVLILSNTLMNNVIFLGNEEAALPTFFGVIGDKNVALLISVITAMFILPKYMKESSNTVFKDAFEASGMVILITGAGGAFGRVVQETGLGDLLISLMQGFNMPALLLGFVFAQVLRASLGSATVALVTTSSILGPMAVELGVSPVLLGLAICAGGIGLSLPNDSGFWVVSKFGRLSVSETLRVWSLGGFVAGLTALVFVHLLSAISGFLPGI
- a CDS encoding MurR/RpiR family transcriptional regulator; its protein translation is MNSFQERVEMKKKSLTATEEKIIIQLQKHEKPFLLSMNELAMLSEVSEPSVVRLYKKLEYSSYQELKVALAQELAELKPSSLEAIDIMPEDNADVIFEKIGDQFFQAVSLTKEQMNLHSIELAIKKILKAKRLYFFGQGLSGTIAEDGAHKFMRLGGMVVSIKDPQYQAIYASHMNEQDMVIAISHSGETIDLINVIEMAQANGAFILVITSNQKSTLAELADCLLVTQAHETNRQSDAMVSRLIQLALMDTLYTRVASESGSLGKANINRSRLAVTRMKK
- a CDS encoding class II fructose-bisphosphate aldolase yields the protein MFTTTKEVLTHAEKTNSAIAAFNCYNAETIQAAITAAEAKQQPVIIAYGERYQEYMNLEAFAAFTKVLAEQATVKVALHLDHSYQFETIKRAVHAGFTSVMYDGSTHSLEDNIKHTKEVVDFAHAHDVFVEAEIGSMERGAFSDEEEGDGRLTDPDEAVHFVKETGVDFLAASIGTVHGMYDGEPNIRLDLLEEIKSKIEIPLVLHGGSGTPEQQILKAIDRGIRKINVNTEISLTAVESMRNTLEKNAKTHLSVVMEDAQEAMVTHMEKVIHVYLNQK
- a CDS encoding spore germination protein; translated protein: MTSTHTNQSNSVKLQPSDNLSKKLSYLSEITGKSDDLVIRPFLFGNKDGIQAAMIYVDGLVDDRALQKMLGGAKFFEPQEDKDVFPQIQADLEEIGHSEKVLDYKTILERLFKGNCLCAIDGFASCISVAIPQFSERPVTEPTTETVVRGPREGFVENSRVNTSLLRRRLADENLWIESKTIGLRTKTKISIAYLNDIVDKSLLHELNSRLNRINTDSILEDGDVEELIQDAFYTPFPTVYTTERPDTAVSHLLEGKIAIIVDGSPMVIVIPALFVQFFHNTEDYTQRADIGTLIRLLRFFSIFIALLAPSLYIAVTTFHQELIPTGLLGNLAAQREGTPFPTFIETLMMEITFEILREAGIRMPQPVGQAVSIVGAIVIGQAAVQAGIVSAVVVIVVSVTAIASFVFPSYNIGIPIRILRFGFMALAASFGLVGICIGFTMMVLHLSSLKSFGIPYMEGLSPFVWKNQKDIVARAPKWMMDKRPKPGDHLDEIRQNTPKPGPEHN
- a CDS encoding Ger(x)C family spore germination protein, whose product is MKKHTLIKIAHAFLLLTLLTGCWDRWELNELSLIVGLAIDHDDSGYILTMQAMNPAEIASQETGRGYAQAMNVQEKSKTIHESLRKMVQKSPRRAFLSQLKVLVISEEVAKDGLEHVLDFFYRDHEMRSDFYIVIARNNEAHEILEIITPLETLPSQSIFDSISFSLRSYAGTKAITIDELFQEMSAEGIEPSIMGITVEGDLGQGATRKNAESIRPKAQLRNNGIAIFKNNRFLTWFSNEKSKGLDYLTGTNNESVGSFSCPGGGEIALELAKYDKEIDIKMVDGKPDVTYHFHLVSSISEVDCHSLDLSLPSSYEKISKNAEKEFQSILHDSIRTTQELETDVLGVGQQLYRKHPDYWENVKDDWDNLYKDLDIHINVEIEITDSGNMINSFSTKDD